One region of Deferrivibrio essentukiensis genomic DNA includes:
- a CDS encoding FmdB family zinc ribbon protein, whose protein sequence is MPLYEYRCSKCNNLFQLMEKISALNESRKCPKCGGDSKKIISLSSFHLKGGGWYVTDYKGKSNGNSANKESACSAASSESPKCASCPASETK, encoded by the coding sequence ATGCCACTTTATGAGTACAGATGTTCTAAGTGCAATAACCTCTTTCAGTTAATGGAGAAAATATCGGCCTTAAATGAGAGCAGAAAATGCCCTAAGTGTGGCGGCGATTCTAAAAAGATTATATCTTTGTCAAGTTTCCATTTAAAGGGTGGCGGTTGGTATGTAACCGACTATAAAGGAAAATCGAATGGCAACAGTGCCAACAAGGAATCAGCATGTAGTGCTGCTTCTTCCGAGTCACCAAAGTGTGCCAGCTGTCCTGCTTCGGAAACAAAATAA
- a CDS encoding 3'-5' exonuclease: MIKHFSEESILLLDKPLNEVEYVVFDLETTGIFPERGDRIIEIGAVKIKNNFKISKTKFHRLIKTTQTVSDSSFEIHKITEDELKNGEEECVAIYDFIDFARGSVLVAHDASKDMAFLKHSLKDYFVENPFDIVIDTLSLSKKIAPLASGHSLDAIIERYSLRGKSGFKRHRALYDAEVTALFFRFGVKKLFKNQCFSLFELIEFLDRRK; this comes from the coding sequence ATGATTAAACATTTCTCTGAAGAGTCAATACTATTGCTTGATAAACCATTAAACGAAGTTGAGTATGTAGTCTTTGACCTTGAAACAACGGGAATTTTTCCCGAAAGAGGGGATAGGATAATTGAAATTGGCGCTGTAAAAATTAAGAACAATTTCAAAATATCTAAAACAAAATTTCATAGACTTATAAAAACAACACAAACAGTAAGCGACAGCTCTTTTGAAATTCACAAAATTACTGAAGATGAGCTCAAAAATGGTGAAGAAGAGTGTGTAGCAATATACGACTTTATCGATTTTGCAAGAGGCTCTGTGCTGGTTGCTCATGATGCTTCCAAAGATATGGCATTTTTAAAACATTCCCTTAAAGATTATTTTGTAGAAAATCCATTCGATATCGTTATTGATACCCTTTCACTATCCAAAAAAATAGCACCCTTAGCCTCCGGCCACAGCCTTGATGCAATAATTGAAAGATACAGTTTAAGGGGTAAATCAGGGTTTAAAAGGCACAGAGCACTTTACGATGCGGAAGTTACTGCACTTTTTTTCAGATTTGGCGTCAAAAAGCTCTTTAAAAACCAATGTTTTTCACTTTTTGAGCTGATTGAGTTTTTGGATAGAAGAAAATAA
- the larB gene encoding nickel pincer cofactor biosynthesis protein LarB has translation MNSKILSEILKKVENGNLSADEALKELKIAEMRGKDFFIDTLRNLRQGFEEIIYGKHKSKFQIEKIAEQYLNNNVNFLCTGLDDDKMNYLKGKFPDCEFLHHASMMRKVYTPKKIKGHVCIVTAGTSDLKVAYEAQETLNTLGAKSEIYADIGVAGMHRIFEFKDRIEKSDVLIAIAGMEGALPSVLGGMFAMPIIAVPTSVGYGTALNGFTPLFAMLTSCASGILVTNIDNGFGAAMAAFRILKGKYD, from the coding sequence ATGAACAGTAAGATTTTATCTGAAATACTTAAAAAAGTGGAAAATGGCAACCTGTCAGCAGATGAAGCACTTAAAGAGCTTAAAATTGCCGAGATGAGGGGAAAAGATTTTTTTATAGACACACTTAGGAATCTTAGACAGGGGTTTGAAGAAATTATTTATGGTAAACACAAGAGTAAGTTTCAAATCGAAAAGATTGCAGAACAATACCTAAATAATAATGTAAATTTTCTCTGCACCGGACTTGATGATGATAAGATGAATTATCTAAAAGGAAAGTTTCCGGATTGTGAATTTCTACATCATGCTTCAATGATGAGAAAAGTTTATACACCTAAAAAAATCAAGGGTCATGTTTGTATAGTGACAGCCGGGACTTCAGATTTAAAGGTTGCCTATGAGGCACAAGAAACACTTAACACATTGGGTGCAAAAAGTGAAATTTACGCTGATATCGGCGTGGCAGGAATGCATAGAATATTTGAATTCAAAGATAGAATAGAAAAATCAGACGTGCTCATAGCTATTGCAGGGATGGAAGGTGCACTCCCTTCCGTATTAGGTGGAATGTTTGCCATGCCTATTATTGCCGTCCCTACTTCTGTAGGATATGGGACAGCACTTAATGGCTTTACCCCGCTTTTTGCAATGCTCACAAGCTGTGCTTCGGGTATCTTGGTCACTAATATAGACAACGGTTTCGGAGCAGCCATGGCAGCGTTTAGAATTTTAAAGGGGAAATATGATTAA
- a CDS encoding RlmE family RNA methyltransferase — protein sequence MYKRKDGYYKMAKAEGYSSRAAYKLKEINDKYKLIKKGDTVLDAGCAPGGWLQVLSEIVGNSGKIVGVDILDIKNVKGENIHFIKGDLTEAKTLEEVLTYSNRYHTVVSDAAPNTSGQKIVDHMNSLELVKTIFNFTKKVLVKNGNFLFKLFDGEDRDDFIKELKNYFKNVKILRPDATRKNSFEIYVICQGFSGNEQ from the coding sequence ATGTACAAGAGAAAAGATGGCTATTATAAAATGGCCAAAGCAGAGGGCTACAGCTCTAGGGCTGCATATAAATTAAAAGAGATAAACGATAAATATAAGCTTATCAAAAAAGGTGACACCGTACTGGACGCAGGTTGTGCACCGGGGGGATGGCTCCAGGTACTTTCTGAAATTGTAGGAAACAGTGGTAAAATTGTCGGTGTGGATATCCTTGATATCAAAAATGTTAAAGGAGAAAATATTCACTTTATCAAAGGGGATTTGACTGAAGCTAAAACACTTGAAGAGGTTTTGACATATTCCAACCGGTACCATACCGTAGTTTCCGATGCTGCACCAAATACTTCAGGCCAAAAGATTGTTGACCATATGAACAGTCTTGAGTTGGTTAAAACAATATTCAATTTCACAAAAAAAGTGCTTGTAAAAAATGGTAATTTTTTATTCAAACTCTTTGACGGAGAGGATAGAGACGATTTTATAAAAGAGCTAAAGAATTATTTTAAAAATGTAAAGATATTAAGACCTGATGCTACACGTAAAAATTCTTTTGAAATATATGTAATTTGTCAAGGTTTTTCGGGTAATGAACAGTAA
- a CDS encoding Rne/Rng family ribonuclease, whose translation MPKDIIINSTVNEVRVAILDGGSVSEIYVERARNKGIVGNIYKGKVVKVLPGMQSAFVDVGLPKACFLHVADVYVEDAELFSLLEDRVVDVIDETEVKSNKNDNIYVPIEDLIREGQEITVQIAKEPIGQKGARITTHLTIPGRHLVLMPTYDHIGVSRKIENEEERERLKNILTEIKPAGIGLIARTVCEGSNIDDLKADLDYLMRLWNKTSDLAKKTSAPSLLYEDLDLIYRTLRDYTNEDVKKIIVDNKSELLKIKEFVREFLPNAHLKIELYEGELPIFDYYNIEIELNRLTDRRVWLKSGGYIVIDQAEALTVIDVNTGKYVGKRNFEETILKTNIEAAKEIAWQLRLRNIGGIIIVDFIDMERDEHKEKVLKTLEDELANDRAKASVVNISPLGLYEITRKRVQESLTKILTEPCPYCEGRGVVKSKITICYDIMRELRRIAPYFTKKSIMVEAHPDIVDMILSYERESIDDIELMYNISVEIKSNETYHLEHYEVVPY comes from the coding sequence GTGCCAAAAGATATAATTATAAATTCAACGGTAAACGAAGTAAGAGTGGCCATACTCGATGGCGGAAGTGTTTCGGAAATATACGTAGAAAGGGCAAGAAACAAAGGGATTGTTGGTAATATATATAAGGGAAAAGTTGTAAAAGTATTACCCGGTATGCAATCCGCCTTTGTTGATGTGGGGCTGCCCAAAGCTTGCTTTTTACATGTCGCAGATGTCTATGTTGAAGATGCTGAACTCTTTTCTCTTTTAGAAGACAGAGTGGTTGATGTTATTGATGAAACTGAAGTTAAATCAAATAAAAATGACAACATATATGTACCCATTGAAGATCTTATTCGTGAAGGGCAAGAGATAACAGTTCAGATTGCCAAAGAGCCAATCGGTCAAAAAGGAGCAAGGATTACTACTCACTTGACGATCCCAGGTAGGCATCTTGTACTAATGCCTACATACGATCACATAGGTGTGTCAAGGAAAATAGAAAATGAAGAGGAAAGGGAGCGATTAAAAAATATTCTAACTGAGATAAAGCCGGCGGGAATAGGGCTTATAGCAAGGACTGTATGTGAAGGCTCCAATATTGATGATTTAAAGGCAGACCTTGATTATCTTATGAGACTTTGGAATAAAACCAGTGACCTTGCCAAAAAAACGTCTGCACCATCATTGCTTTATGAAGACCTCGATCTCATTTATAGAACCTTAAGAGATTATACAAACGAAGATGTAAAAAAGATTATTGTTGATAATAAAAGTGAGCTTTTAAAGATAAAGGAATTTGTAAGAGAGTTTCTCCCCAACGCTCATTTGAAGATTGAGCTTTACGAAGGGGAATTGCCTATTTTTGACTATTACAATATTGAAATTGAGTTAAACAGACTTACAGACAGGAGAGTGTGGCTCAAGTCCGGCGGTTATATCGTTATTGACCAGGCTGAAGCATTAACCGTTATAGATGTAAATACCGGGAAATATGTAGGAAAGCGGAATTTTGAAGAAACCATTCTTAAAACAAACATAGAAGCAGCAAAAGAGATAGCTTGGCAGCTCAGATTAAGAAATATTGGTGGCATAATTATCGTAGATTTTATAGATATGGAGCGTGATGAGCATAAAGAAAAAGTCCTTAAAACATTGGAAGATGAACTTGCTAATGACAGAGCTAAGGCATCGGTTGTCAATATATCCCCACTTGGTCTATACGAAATTACACGAAAAAGGGTTCAAGAAAGCTTAACAAAAATTCTAACAGAGCCTTGCCCTTATTGTGAAGGTAGAGGCGTTGTAAAATCTAAGATAACTATCTGCTATGATATAATGAGGGAATTAAGAAGAATAGCACCATACTTTACAAAAAAAAGTATAATGGTTGAAGCTCATCCGGACATAGTAGACATGATTTTAAGTTACGAAAGGGAAAGTATTGATGATATAGAGTTAATGTATAATATCTCAGTAGAAATAAAATCAAACGAAACATACCATTTGGAACATTACGAAGTAGTTCCTTACTAA
- a CDS encoding GTP-binding protein codes for MSFINYSTREINCKIVYYGPGLCGKTANLQYIYDKTDPNLKGKMISLATETDRTLFFDFMPLKLGEIKGFKVRFHLYTVPGQVFYDASRKLILKGADGVVFVADSQVDRMDANLDSFDNLRDNLQEHGYDLDTIPLVLQYNKRDLPDIVPVKELEEALNYRNVKSFEAVAIKGVGVFETLKQIAKEIIIKLKG; via the coding sequence GTGTCCTTCATAAATTATTCTACCAGAGAAATAAATTGTAAAATAGTCTATTACGGCCCGGGACTTTGCGGTAAAACTGCCAATCTTCAATACATTTACGATAAAACCGATCCCAATCTAAAAGGGAAAATGATTTCTCTTGCCACGGAAACAGATAGGACGTTGTTTTTTGATTTTATGCCCCTTAAGCTTGGAGAAATTAAAGGTTTTAAGGTAAGGTTTCATCTTTACACTGTTCCAGGGCAGGTATTTTACGATGCAAGTAGAAAATTGATATTGAAAGGGGCTGATGGCGTAGTATTTGTAGCTGACTCTCAGGTAGACAGGATGGATGCAAACCTTGACAGCTTTGATAACCTTAGAGATAATCTTCAAGAGCATGGTTACGATTTGGATACTATCCCTCTCGTATTGCAATATAACAAAAGAGATCTCCCGGACATCGTCCCTGTAAAAGAGCTTGAAGAAGCTCTCAATTATAGAAATGTAAAGTCGTTTGAAGCAGTAGCGATAAAAGGTGTCGGAGTATTTGAAACCTTAAAGCAGATTGCAAAGGAAATAATCATTAAATTGAAAGGATAA
- a CDS encoding roadblock/LC7 domain-containing protein: MDNLFWFSDEGILSKFESELDRLKIESNAKATFLIDKNGQLIGSSKNTESYDKTSIGALVAGNVAATGGLANLLGEKEFSILFHEGENEHVHISLVSGKLILVVIFDESTSLGLIRLRVKKSLKVFERLLIELEKNATQGDKENIFSDITEDDIDNLFDIGGK, translated from the coding sequence ATGGACAACCTTTTTTGGTTTTCGGATGAAGGGATTCTTAGCAAGTTTGAGTCCGAACTTGATAGGTTAAAAATAGAATCCAATGCGAAAGCTACTTTTCTTATTGATAAAAATGGACAGCTGATAGGCTCAAGCAAAAATACTGAAAGCTATGACAAAACATCTATCGGTGCCCTTGTGGCAGGAAATGTAGCAGCCACTGGCGGACTCGCCAACCTTCTTGGAGAAAAGGAATTTTCTATACTTTTTCATGAAGGGGAAAATGAGCATGTCCATATAAGCCTTGTTTCAGGAAAATTGATACTTGTTGTTATATTTGACGAATCCACTTCCTTAGGACTTATAAGACTTAGGGTCAAAAAATCTCTCAAAGTGTTTGAAAGACTCCTTATAGAGCTTGAAAAAAATGCTACTCAGGGAGACAAAGAAAATATATTTTCCGATATAACAGAAGACGATATTGATAACTTATTTGACATAGGGGGAAAATAG
- the recR gene encoding recombination mediator RecR has product MFKIKSFDDCVFELSKLPGIGKKTAMRLALYLLNKDLPDIERLSNTLVNLKKNTRICKKCFGISESDICAICADTGRNNDTICVVEEPKDVFIIEASGRYDGLYHVLGGKIAPLDDIGPDKLRINELIKRVESENINEIIIATNPDIEGETTAIYIKKRLSHINKLLITRIASGIPIGSHLEYADEVTILKSIENRREMR; this is encoded by the coding sequence ATGTTCAAAATAAAATCTTTTGATGATTGCGTTTTTGAGCTTAGCAAATTGCCGGGCATCGGGAAAAAAACGGCGATGCGTCTTGCACTTTATCTACTGAATAAAGATTTGCCTGACATTGAAAGACTATCCAATACCCTTGTAAATTTAAAAAAGAATACACGGATATGCAAAAAATGCTTTGGCATATCAGAGTCTGATATCTGTGCCATATGCGCTGACACCGGGAGAAATAACGACACTATCTGCGTTGTGGAAGAGCCTAAAGATGTTTTTATAATTGAAGCATCTGGCAGATATGATGGACTATATCATGTTTTAGGTGGGAAAATAGCCCCCCTTGATGATATCGGACCTGACAAACTCAGGATAAATGAACTAATCAAGCGCGTAGAATCAGAAAATATTAACGAAATCATTATTGCCACAAACCCGGATATAGAAGGTGAAACTACTGCTATTTATATAAAAAAAAGGCTATCCCATATAAATAAACTGCTTATTACAAGGATAGCAAGCGGCATCCCCATAGGTAGCCATCTTGAATACGCTGACGAGGTAACTATTCTTAAATCTATTGAAAATAGGAGAGAAATGCGTTAG
- a CDS encoding YbaB/EbfC family nucleoid-associated protein, which yields MNIQQIMKQAQKMQKKMEEMQAEAAKEVVEASAGGGMVTVKVNGKQEVVSITIEKSVVDPEDVDMLQDLIVAAVNEGIKKSQEMLQEKMASVTGGMGLNFPGMF from the coding sequence ATGAATATTCAACAGATTATGAAACAAGCACAAAAGATGCAAAAAAAGATGGAAGAAATGCAGGCAGAAGCAGCAAAAGAGGTTGTAGAAGCTAGTGCAGGTGGCGGTATGGTTACTGTTAAAGTAAACGGTAAACAGGAGGTAGTAAGTATTACTATTGAGAAAAGTGTCGTTGACCCGGAAGATGTGGATATGTTGCAGGACTTAATAGTTGCTGCGGTTAATGAGGGGATAAAGAAATCACAAGAAATGCTTCAGGAAAAAATGGCAAGCGTAACCGGTGGGATGGGGCTGAATTTTCCTGGAATGTTCTAA
- the dnaX gene encoding DNA polymerase III subunit gamma/tau — protein MSYLPLSRKYRPQNFDEVVYQEFVVDTLKNAIELGKISHSYLFTGPRGVGKTSLARIFAKAINCLKPESINPCNICDNCKEITNGTSMDVVEIDGASNRGIDEIRQLRENVKFVSVKCKYKVYIIDEVHMLTDAAFNALLKTLEEPPEYVIFIMATTDAHKIPATILSRCQKFDFQKIPHDFMYKYLQKIMEKEEIVYENDALNIIIRNSEGCMRDALSLIDQVIAFGDNKVTYKDTLFLLGMSDKKLIEELFKNIIYEKIEDIYDLIEEIDSKGLNFQYVVKTLIEYTRILLFGVAGSKKFDSHLTEDEKELFKILLPMATEQKLFALFQIFQKTLNDMKTLTLPRYIFEFGIYKACRISEIIPVGSTQTKPVTQKTSGHQAEIKEQSAPKDETIEDKWNSFLKKLADIKPALSANLSHGFISSFSNGKLTIGFSDEKKFHYELTAKRENFNLAKELLLKYNADFKDFEIILDNNNKKKTIIEKIYEAETFQQRKMKQEAENDEIVNLIKNEFDCKIDKITLLTKS, from the coding sequence ATGTCTTATCTCCCTCTTTCCAGGAAATATAGACCACAAAATTTTGATGAGGTAGTCTATCAAGAATTTGTTGTTGATACCCTAAAAAATGCAATAGAGCTTGGCAAAATATCTCATTCATACCTATTTACAGGGCCAAGAGGGGTTGGCAAAACTAGCCTTGCAAGAATATTCGCAAAGGCCATAAATTGTTTAAAGCCTGAAAGTATTAACCCATGTAATATTTGTGACAACTGTAAAGAAATTACAAACGGGACATCAATGGATGTGGTTGAAATTGATGGAGCTTCTAACAGGGGAATTGATGAAATTAGGCAGCTTCGCGAAAACGTAAAATTTGTTTCTGTAAAGTGCAAATATAAAGTTTATATTATAGATGAAGTCCATATGTTAACTGACGCAGCATTTAACGCCCTTCTTAAAACTCTGGAGGAACCGCCCGAATACGTTATCTTTATAATGGCTACAACCGATGCACATAAAATACCAGCTACAATTCTGTCCAGATGCCAAAAATTTGACTTTCAAAAAATTCCTCATGATTTTATGTACAAGTACCTTCAAAAAATTATGGAAAAAGAGGAAATCGTTTATGAAAATGATGCTCTCAATATAATCATAAGAAATTCTGAAGGATGTATGCGGGATGCACTTTCTCTTATTGACCAGGTAATAGCATTCGGTGACAATAAAGTTACCTATAAAGATACTCTTTTCCTTCTTGGCATGTCAGATAAAAAGCTTATAGAAGAACTTTTTAAAAATATTATATATGAAAAGATAGAAGATATTTACGACTTAATTGAAGAAATAGATAGCAAGGGGCTTAATTTCCAGTATGTAGTAAAAACATTGATAGAATATACTCGCATTCTTCTTTTTGGGGTCGCCGGTTCAAAAAAATTTGATAGCCATCTAACTGAAGATGAAAAAGAATTATTTAAAATACTTTTACCAATGGCAACTGAACAAAAACTTTTTGCATTATTCCAAATTTTCCAAAAAACACTCAACGATATGAAAACCCTTACACTCCCAAGATATATTTTTGAATTTGGGATATATAAGGCTTGCAGAATTTCAGAAATAATACCCGTTGGCTCAACTCAGACAAAGCCTGTCACTCAGAAAACATCCGGTCATCAGGCAGAAATAAAAGAGCAATCTGCCCCAAAAGATGAGACAATAGAAGATAAGTGGAATTCCTTCTTGAAAAAGTTAGCTGATATCAAGCCCGCACTTTCAGCAAATCTGAGCCACGGATTTATATCTTCATTCTCAAACGGAAAGCTTACAATAGGTTTCAGCGATGAAAAAAAATTTCATTATGAGTTGACAGCTAAAAGAGAAAATTTCAACCTTGCAAAAGAGTTGCTGCTAAAATACAATGCTGATTTTAAAGATTTTGAAATTATTTTAGACAATAACAATAAAAAAAAAACGATAATTGAAAAAATATATGAAGCGGAAACATTCCAGCAGAGAAAAATGAAGCAAGAAGCAGAAAATGACGAAATAGTCAACCTTATAAAAAATGAGTTTGACTGTAAAATAGATAAAATAACGCTCCTTACAAAATCTTAA
- the secF gene encoding protein translocase subunit SecF, whose amino-acid sequence MVELIKSNVNIDFLGKSKLFFVISGALVILSLFLIFTKGFNYGIDFAGGTVVQVKFESTPDLDKLRNSFKDLNLGEMVIQTFGEPNDILIRVEKTSAGLKETADAIQTKIKEVSGNQKIVIERVEQVGPQVGGQLKKKAIMAIIYSLIGILIYVSLRFEFIFSVGAVLALFHDVIITLGIFSLLGKEITLPIVAALLTIVGYSLNDTIVVFDRIREKIKNSAGKLTIYEVINKSINETLSRTILTSGTTLLAVLALYLFGGEVINGFSFALLIGIVVGTYSSIGVASALVYKIKK is encoded by the coding sequence ATGGTAGAATTAATTAAATCTAATGTAAACATAGATTTTCTTGGCAAGTCAAAGTTATTCTTTGTCATATCTGGAGCTCTTGTCATATTAAGCCTCTTTTTAATTTTCACTAAGGGCTTCAATTATGGGATAGATTTTGCAGGGGGAACAGTAGTGCAGGTGAAATTTGAGAGCACTCCTGACCTTGACAAACTGAGAAATTCTTTCAAAGATTTGAATTTAGGTGAAATGGTAATTCAGACTTTTGGGGAACCAAATGACATACTAATACGTGTTGAAAAGACATCAGCCGGTCTTAAAGAGACTGCGGATGCAATTCAAACAAAAATAAAGGAAGTTTCAGGTAATCAGAAAATTGTCATCGAGAGGGTAGAGCAGGTTGGGCCGCAAGTAGGTGGACAGCTGAAAAAGAAGGCAATAATGGCAATCATTTATTCTCTTATTGGTATTTTGATATATGTTTCACTGAGATTTGAGTTTATTTTTTCTGTAGGTGCAGTACTTGCCCTTTTTCATGACGTAATTATCACGCTTGGTATATTCAGTCTGCTTGGAAAGGAAATCACTCTTCCTATCGTTGCAGCTCTTTTGACAATTGTTGGTTACTCACTGAATGACACAATTGTTGTTTTTGATAGAATAAGGGAAAAGATAAAAAATAGTGCAGGTAAATTAACTATCTATGAAGTCATAAATAAAAGTATCAATGAAACTTTAAGCAGAACAATTCTCACTTCAGGAACTACCCTTTTAGCTGTACTTGCCCTTTACCTTTTTGGAGGTGAGGTCATAAACGGATTCTCATTTGCACTTTTAATAGGAATAGTTGTAGGTACATACTCATCTATAGGTGTTGCAAGCGCCTTGGTGTACAAAATCAAAAAATAA